Proteins co-encoded in one Sus scrofa isolate TJ Tabasco breed Duroc chromosome 14, Sscrofa11.1, whole genome shotgun sequence genomic window:
- the DYNLL1 gene encoding dynein light chain 1, cytoplasmic codes for MCDRKAVIKNADMSEEMQQDSVECATQALEKYNIEKDIAAHIKKEFDKKYNPTWHCIVGRNFGSYVTHETKHFIYFYLGQVAILLFKSG; via the exons ATGTGTGACCGAAAGGCCGTGATCAAAAATGCCGATATGTCGGAGGAGATGCAACAGGATTCGGTGGAGTGTGCTACTCAGGCACTGGAGAAATATAATATAGAGAAGGACATTGCGGCCCATATCAAGAAG gagTTTGACAAGAAGTACAACCCCACTTGGCACTGCATTGTGGGGAGGAACTTCGGTAGTTACGTGACACATGAAACCAAACACTTCATCTACTTCTACCTGGGCCAGGTGGCCATTCTCCTGTTCAAATctggttaa